In one Lolium rigidum isolate FL_2022 chromosome 3, APGP_CSIRO_Lrig_0.1, whole genome shotgun sequence genomic region, the following are encoded:
- the LOC124704208 gene encoding GATA transcription factor 19-like isoform X2, protein MAAEPAADGRDPPATAAPGDDDAAAAEALLSAASEQLTLVYQGEVYVFDPVPPQKVQAVILVLGGCEVPPGLVSMAGSTVYGEKSTTVAAKRVASLIRFREKRKERCFDKKIRYGVRKEVAQKMKRRKGQFAGRADFGDVACSPAACVSPAYGEDDHFRETHCQNCGISSRLTPAMRRGPAGPRSLCNACGLMWANKGTLRSPLNAPKMTVQQHPTNLSKMDIANDEKAIVCAEHNHTTIKMDAGMSPEQDQKPELRQ, encoded by the exons ATGGCGGCGGAGCCCGCGGCGGACGGCCGCGATCCCCCGGCGACCGCGGctcccggcgacgacgacgccgccgcggcGGAGGCGCTCCTTAGCGCGGCGTCGGAGCAGCTGACCCTGGTGTACCAGGGGGAGGTCTACGTCTTCGACCCCGTCCCGCCCCAAAAG GTTCAAGCTGTTATATTGGTGCTTGGAGGGTGTGAGGTGCCTCCTGGTTTAGTAAGCATGGCCGGATCTACCGTGTATGGTGAAAAG AGTACAACTGTGGCTGCCAAAAGGGTTGCTTCTTTAATAAGGTTtcgcgagaagaggaaggaaagatgttTCGATAAGAAAATAAGATACGGTGTGCGCAAGGAAGTTGCCCAAAA GATGAAACGGCGTAAGGGGCAGTTTGCTGGCAGGGCAGATTTTGGTGATGTTGCATGCTCTCCTGCAGCTTGTGTCTCCCCAGCTTATGGTGAGGATGATCATTTCCGAGAAACCCA TTGCCAAAACTGTGGCATCAGCTCACGGCTTACTCCAGCaatgcgtcgggggccagccggtcCAAGGTCCCTCTGCAATGCTTGTGGTCTAATGTGGGCAAATAAG GGTACTCTAAGAAGTCCTTTGAATGCCCCCAAAATGACCGTGCAGCAGCATCCCACTAACCTGAGTAAAATG GACATTGCGAATGATGAAAAAGCAATTGTTTGTGCTGAGCATAATCATACCACAATCAAAATGGACGCTGGGAT GAGTCCAGAACAAGACCAGAAACCAGAACTGCGCCAGTGA
- the LOC124704208 gene encoding GATA transcription factor 19-like isoform X3 encodes MVNRIQESTRAIRCGEKVQAVILVLGGCEVPPGLVSMAGSTVYGEKSTTVAAKRVASLIRFREKRKERCFDKKIRYGVRKEVAQKMKRRKGQFAGRADFGDVACSPAACVSPAYGEDDHFRETHCQNCGISSRLTPAMRRGPAGPRSLCNACGLMWANKGTLRSPLNAPKMTVQQHPTNLSKMDIANDEKAIVCAEHNHTTIKMDAGMSPEQDQKPELRPATEDSMTES; translated from the exons ATGgtcaatcggatccaagaaagcaCTCGTGCCATAAGGTGCGGGGAGAAG GTTCAAGCTGTTATATTGGTGCTTGGAGGGTGTGAGGTGCCTCCTGGTTTAGTAAGCATGGCCGGATCTACCGTGTATGGTGAAAAG AGTACAACTGTGGCTGCCAAAAGGGTTGCTTCTTTAATAAGGTTtcgcgagaagaggaaggaaagatgttTCGATAAGAAAATAAGATACGGTGTGCGCAAGGAAGTTGCCCAAAA GATGAAACGGCGTAAGGGGCAGTTTGCTGGCAGGGCAGATTTTGGTGATGTTGCATGCTCTCCTGCAGCTTGTGTCTCCCCAGCTTATGGTGAGGATGATCATTTCCGAGAAACCCA TTGCCAAAACTGTGGCATCAGCTCACGGCTTACTCCAGCaatgcgtcgggggccagccggtcCAAGGTCCCTCTGCAATGCTTGTGGTCTAATGTGGGCAAATAAG GGTACTCTAAGAAGTCCTTTGAATGCCCCCAAAATGACCGTGCAGCAGCATCCCACTAACCTGAGTAAAATG GACATTGCGAATGATGAAAAAGCAATTGTTTGTGCTGAGCATAATCATACCACAATCAAAATGGACGCTGGGAT GAGTCCAGAACAAGACCAGAAACCTGAACTGCGCCCAGCAACGGAAGACAGCATGACAGAATCATGA
- the LOC124704208 gene encoding GATA transcription factor 19-like isoform X1 has protein sequence MAAEPAADGRDPPATAAPGDDDAAAAEALLSAASEQLTLVYQGEVYVFDPVPPQKVQAVILVLGGCEVPPGLVSMAGSTVYGEKSTTVAAKRVASLIRFREKRKERCFDKKIRYGVRKEVAQKMKRRKGQFAGRADFGDVACSPAACVSPAYGEDDHFRETHCQNCGISSRLTPAMRRGPAGPRSLCNACGLMWANKGTLRSPLNAPKMTVQQHPTNLSKMDIANDEKAIVCAEHNHTTIKMDAGMSPEQDQKPELRPATEDSMTES, from the exons ATGGCGGCGGAGCCCGCGGCGGACGGCCGCGATCCCCCGGCGACCGCGGctcccggcgacgacgacgccgccgcggcGGAGGCGCTCCTTAGCGCGGCGTCGGAGCAGCTGACCCTGGTGTACCAGGGGGAGGTCTACGTCTTCGACCCCGTCCCGCCCCAAAAG GTTCAAGCTGTTATATTGGTGCTTGGAGGGTGTGAGGTGCCTCCTGGTTTAGTAAGCATGGCCGGATCTACCGTGTATGGTGAAAAG AGTACAACTGTGGCTGCCAAAAGGGTTGCTTCTTTAATAAGGTTtcgcgagaagaggaaggaaagatgttTCGATAAGAAAATAAGATACGGTGTGCGCAAGGAAGTTGCCCAAAA GATGAAACGGCGTAAGGGGCAGTTTGCTGGCAGGGCAGATTTTGGTGATGTTGCATGCTCTCCTGCAGCTTGTGTCTCCCCAGCTTATGGTGAGGATGATCATTTCCGAGAAACCCA TTGCCAAAACTGTGGCATCAGCTCACGGCTTACTCCAGCaatgcgtcgggggccagccggtcCAAGGTCCCTCTGCAATGCTTGTGGTCTAATGTGGGCAAATAAG GGTACTCTAAGAAGTCCTTTGAATGCCCCCAAAATGACCGTGCAGCAGCATCCCACTAACCTGAGTAAAATG GACATTGCGAATGATGAAAAAGCAATTGTTTGTGCTGAGCATAATCATACCACAATCAAAATGGACGCTGGGAT GAGTCCAGAACAAGACCAGAAACCTGAACTGCGCCCAGCAACGGAAGACAGCATGACAGAATCATGA
- the LOC124697353 gene encoding ATP synthase subunit beta, chloroplastic — protein sequence MELINNIAKAHGGVSVFGGVGERTREGNDLYMEMKESGVINEKNIEESKVALVYGQMNEPPGARMRVGLTALTMAEYFRDVNKQDVLLFIDNIFRFVQAGSEVSALLGRMPSAVGYQPTLSTEMGSLQERIASTKKGSITSIQAVYVPADDLTDPAPATTFAHLDATTVLSRGLASKGIYPAVDPLDSTSTMLQPRIVGNEHYETAQRVKETLQRYKELQDIIAILGLDELSEEDRLTVARARKF from the coding sequence ATGGAATTAATCAATAACATTGCTAAAGCTCATGGGGGCGTATCCGTATTTGGTGGAGTCGGGGAACGGACTCGTGAAGGAAATGATCTTTATATGGAAATGAAGGAATCCGGAGTAATTAATGAAAAAAATATTGAGGAATCAAAGGTAGCTCTAGTCTATGGCCAAATGAATGAACCACCGGGAGCTCGTATGAGAGTTGGTTTAACTGCCCTAACTATGGCAGAATATTTCCGAGATGTTAATAAGCAAGACGTGCTTTTATTCATCGATAATATCTTTCGTTTTGTTCAAGCAGGATCGGAGGTATCCGCTTTATTAGGGAGAATGCCTTCTGCAGTGGGTTATCAACCTACTCTTAGTACAGAAATGGGTTCTTTGCAAGAAAGAATTGCTTCTACTAAAAAGGGATCTATAACTTCGATTCAAGCAGTTTATGTACCTGCAGACGATTTGACCGACCCTGCtcctgccacaacatttgcacatTTGGATGCTACTACCGTACTTTCCAGAGGATTAGCCTCCAAGGGTATTTATCCAGCAGTAGATCCTTTAGATTCAACCTCAACTATGTTACAGCCTAGGATTGTTGGCAACGAACATTATGAAACTGCGCAAAGAGTTAAGGAAACTTTACAACGTTACAAAGAACTTCAGGACATTATCGCTATTCTTGGGTTGGATGAATTATCGGAGGAAGATCGTTTAACTGTAGCAAGAGCAAGAAAATTTTAG
- the LOC124704210 gene encoding glucose-1-phosphate adenylyltransferase large subunit gives MDLRVAAPASVAAAARRGVLGGGSASLRAFGGRRRSLSVRTSVATTEPAATAAVGATEDEDVDTRNPRTVVAVILGGGAGTRLFPLTKRRAKPAVPIGGAYRLIDVPMSNCINSGINKVYVLTQFNSASLNRHLSRAYNFSNGVGFGDGFVEVLAATQRPGLEGKRWFQGTADAVRQFDWLFDDAKSKDIEDVLILSGDHLYRMDYMDFVQSHRQRDAGISICCLPIDDSRASDFGLMKIDDTGRVISFSEKPKGADLKAMQVDTTILGLPKEEAEKKPYIASMGVYLFKKELLLNLLRWRFPTANDFGSEIIPAAAKEINVKAYLFNDYWEDIGTIKSFFEANLALAEQPPGFSFYDASKPMYTSRRNLPPSMISSSKITDSIISHGCFLDSCRVEHSVVGIRSRIGSNVHLKDTVMLGADFYETDSERGDQLAEGKVPIGIGENTSIQKCIIDKNARIGKNVTIANAEGVEESDRTSEGFYIRSGITVVLKNSVIADGLVI, from the exons ATGGACCTGCGCGTCGCTGCCCCCGCCTCCGTGGCCGCGGCCGCGCGCCGGGGGGTGCTCGGCGGCGGAAGCGCGAGCCTACGGGCGTTTGGCGGACGCCGGCGCAGCCTCTCCGTGCGGACGTCCGTCGCCACCACggagcccgccgccaccgccgccgtcggcgcc ACGGAGGATGAGGACGTGGACACGAGGAACCCGAGGACGGTGGTGGCGgtcatcctcggcggcggcgccgggaccAGGCTCTTCCCGCTCACCAAGCGCAGGGCCAAGCCCGCG GTGCCGATAGGGGGCGCGTACAGGCTGATCGACGTGCCCATGAGCAACTGCATCAACAGCGGGATCAACAAGGTGTATGTCCTCACCCAGTTCAACTCGGCCTCCCTCAACCGGCACCTCTCCAGGGCCTACAATTTCAGCAATGGCGTCGGCTTCGGAGACGGTTTCGTCGAG GTCTTAGCAGCAACTCAGAGGCCTGGGTTGGAGGGGAAGAGGTGGTTCCAGGGCACTGCCGACGCGGTGCGGCAGTTTGACTGGCTTTTCGAT GATGCCAAATCTAAGGACATAGAGGATGTGCTGATTCTTTCTGGTGATCATCTCTACCGTATGGACTACATGGATTTTGTTCAG AGTCATCGGCAGAGAGACGCAGGCATCAGCATCTGTTGCTTGCCTATTGATGATAG CCGGGCATCTGATTTTGGTCTAATGAAGATAGATGACACAGGAAGAGTTATTTCATTTAGTGAAAAACCAAAAGGAGCTGATTTAAAGGCAATG CAAGTTGACACCACTATTCTAGGCTTACCCAAGGAGGAAGCAGAAAAGAAACCATACATAGCTTCAATGGGGGTATATCTATTTAAGAAAGAGCTACTTCTAAATCTTTTAAG ATGGCGTTTTCCCACTGCAAATGATTTTGGGTCTGAAATAATTCCTGCTGCAGCAAAAGAGATCAATGTAAAG GCATATCTATTCAACGATTACTGGGAAGATATTGGAACTATCAAATCCTTCTTTGAAGCAAATCTTGCCCTTGCTGAACAG CCTCCAGGGTTCAGCTTCTATGATGCTAGCAAACCGATGTACACATCACGGAGAAACCTACCACCATCTATGATCAGCAGTAGTAAG ATCACAGATTCAATCATTTCCCATGGATGTTTCTTGGACAGCTGCAGGGTAGAGCACAGTGTCGTTGGTATCCGTTCTCGAATAGGCTCCAACGTGCACCTCAAG GATACGGTAATGCTCGGCGCCGACTTCTACGAAACTGATTCAGAAAGAGGCGACCAGCTGGCGGAAGGAAAGGTTCCGATCGGGATCGGGGAGAACACATCGATTCA AAAATGCATTATTGACAAGAACGCGAGGATAGGGAAGAATGTGACAATCGCTAACGCTGAG ggtGTAGAGGAGTCAGACAGGACATCGGAAGGCTTCTACATCCGATCCGGCATCACGGTGGTACTGAAGAACTCAGTGATTGCGGACGGATTAGTCATCTGA